The Ancylobacter sp. IITR112 genome window below encodes:
- a CDS encoding efflux RND transporter periplasmic adaptor subunit — protein MMKIDAAKIGRACITLGVLAGALLMGRALWDTYMNAPWTRDARVRADVVGIAPDVSGLVSEVLVQDNAPVKKGDVLFRVDRERFTLALKQAEAAVEGRAATLDQAKRDLARYAQLRERQVVSPQNAEQAQTALTQADAAWRQAVSERDLARLNLDRSEIKAPANGIVTNLELRRGDYVSTGKAVVALVDTDSLRVEGYFEETKLPRIHVGDAVTIRLMGEPTLLRGRVQSVAAAIEDRERAAGTGLLANINPTFNWVRLAQRVPVRIAIEEVPPDIRLVAGLTATVEIQPGAAVGKSALAVTPGAGSTHASSAQASRSVR, from the coding sequence ATGATGAAGATCGACGCCGCGAAGATCGGCCGCGCCTGCATCACCCTCGGCGTGCTCGCGGGCGCGCTGCTCATGGGCCGCGCGCTCTGGGACACCTACATGAATGCCCCCTGGACGCGGGACGCGCGCGTGCGCGCCGACGTGGTGGGCATCGCTCCCGATGTGTCGGGGCTGGTGAGCGAGGTCCTGGTGCAGGACAACGCTCCCGTGAAGAAGGGCGACGTCCTGTTCCGGGTGGATCGCGAGCGCTTCACCCTCGCCCTGAAACAGGCCGAGGCCGCGGTGGAAGGCCGCGCCGCGACGCTCGACCAGGCGAAGCGCGATCTCGCGCGCTACGCCCAGCTGCGCGAGCGGCAGGTGGTCTCGCCGCAGAATGCCGAGCAGGCCCAGACCGCCCTCACCCAGGCCGACGCCGCCTGGCGGCAGGCGGTGAGCGAGCGGGACCTCGCCCGGCTCAACCTCGATCGCTCGGAGATCAAGGCCCCGGCCAACGGCATCGTCACCAATCTGGAGCTCCGGCGGGGCGACTATGTCTCCACCGGCAAGGCGGTGGTGGCGCTGGTGGATACGGATTCGCTCCGGGTCGAGGGCTATTTCGAGGAAACCAAGCTGCCGCGCATCCATGTGGGCGATGCCGTCACGATCCGGCTGATGGGGGAGCCGACCCTGCTGCGCGGCCGCGTGCAGAGCGTCGCGGCGGCCATCGAGGACCGCGAGCGCGCCGCCGGCACCGGCCTCCTCGCCAACATCAACCCCACCTTCAACTGGGTGCGTCTTGCCCAGCGCGTGCCCGTGCGCATCGCGATCGAGGAGGTGCCGCCGGATATCCGCCTCGTGGCCGGCCTGACCGCCACCGTGGAGATCCAGCCGGGCGCCGCCGTCGGGAAGAGCGCGCTCGCGGTCACGCCGGGTGCCGGATCCACGCACGCCTCATCCGCGCAGGCCTCCCGGTCGGTCCGGTGA
- a CDS encoding multidrug effflux MFS transporter, with the protein MNAPVNAPRTSEPKGSTHRRTVPLWLLALLAFSGTLAMHIFVPALPSAQADLGGGMAAMQLTISLYILGLAGGQLVYGPLADRFGRRPVLMAGLALYTAASLAATLAPSINALIVARLFQALGGCSGLVLARAIVRDTSAPADTTRRLALMNLMITVGPGVAPLVGGLLADAAGWRSIFLAMTLLGVVNILLTLRLLPETGRVAEGDAIGLMESYGQLLRAPAFWAYAVGGGCATTSLYGFVAAAPFIFIGELHQPAARVGSYIALLVLGVWVGSILASRLIAHVSVGRLLVGANGVSVAAAFILLAVVLLDRLTVPLAIVTVFTFCVGVGTAAPAALTEALSVNPRVGGSASGLYGAVQMAVGALCTTLAGVGSDPALAAALVLAGSGIIAQATFWMAGRPRRMAP; encoded by the coding sequence ATGAATGCGCCCGTGAATGCGCCGCGGACATCGGAGCCAAAGGGGAGCACGCACCGCCGGACGGTGCCGCTCTGGCTGCTGGCGCTCCTGGCCTTTTCCGGCACCCTCGCCATGCACATCTTCGTGCCGGCGCTGCCCAGCGCCCAGGCCGACCTCGGCGGCGGGATGGCGGCCATGCAGCTCACCATCAGTCTCTACATCCTCGGCCTTGCCGGCGGGCAGCTCGTCTACGGGCCTTTGGCAGACCGTTTCGGGCGCCGGCCCGTGCTGATGGCGGGGCTTGCACTTTACACCGCCGCCAGCCTCGCGGCGACGCTCGCCCCGAGCATCAACGCCCTCATCGTCGCTCGGCTGTTCCAGGCGCTGGGCGGCTGCTCCGGCCTCGTGCTCGCGCGTGCCATCGTCCGCGACACCTCGGCACCGGCCGACACCACCCGGCGCCTCGCCTTGATGAATCTCATGATCACCGTCGGCCCGGGCGTGGCACCGCTGGTGGGCGGCCTGCTCGCCGACGCGGCCGGCTGGCGCTCCATCTTCCTCGCCATGACCCTGCTCGGTGTGGTCAACATTCTGCTGACCTTGCGTCTGCTCCCGGAGACCGGACGGGTTGCCGAAGGCGACGCCATCGGCCTGATGGAGAGCTATGGCCAGCTGCTGCGGGCCCCTGCCTTCTGGGCCTATGCGGTGGGCGGCGGCTGCGCCACCACCTCGCTCTATGGCTTCGTCGCGGCGGCCCCCTTCATCTTCATCGGCGAGCTGCACCAGCCGGCGGCGCGCGTCGGAAGCTACATCGCCCTCCTGGTCCTGGGCGTGTGGGTGGGCAGCATACTGGCCAGCCGGCTCATCGCCCACGTTTCCGTCGGCCGCCTGCTGGTGGGCGCCAACGGGGTCAGCGTGGCCGCCGCCTTCATTCTGCTCGCCGTCGTGCTCCTGGATCGGCTCACCGTGCCGCTCGCCATCGTCACCGTGTTCACATTCTGCGTCGGCGTGGGCACCGCGGCGCCCGCAGCGCTGACCGAAGCCCTGAGCGTCAATCCCCGCGTCGGCGGCTCCGCATCAGGTCTCTACGGCGCCGTGCAGATGGCGGTCGGCGCCCTGTGCACGACCTTGGCTGGTGTCGGGTCCGACCCCGCTTTGGCCGCCGCTCTCGTGCTCGCCGGCTCCGGCATCATCGCCCAGGCCACCTTCTGGATGGCCGGGCGACCAAGGCGCATGGCCCCGTAG
- a CDS encoding MarR family winged helix-turn-helix transcriptional regulator yields the protein MNNQQANRRRLTSGLLQAGRQWRRLAEAALAADDISEACASPLVWLRRLGGGVRQVTLAAHVGIEGTSLVRLLDQLCDAGLVVRRDDPEDRRAKTLWLTEAGEQLAERIERAITRLRSRILDEVSDADVEATLRVLDTIERAHARLQQDPTFLEALPAMGR from the coding sequence ATGAACAATCAACAGGCAAACCGTCGGCGCCTCACCTCCGGGCTGCTGCAGGCGGGCCGGCAGTGGCGGCGGCTGGCGGAAGCCGCGCTCGCGGCCGACGATATTTCCGAAGCCTGCGCCTCTCCCCTCGTCTGGCTGAGGCGGCTCGGCGGCGGCGTGCGGCAGGTGACCCTGGCGGCCCATGTGGGCATCGAAGGGACCTCCCTGGTCCGCCTGCTCGACCAGCTCTGCGATGCCGGGCTCGTGGTGCGCCGGGACGATCCGGAGGACCGCCGCGCCAAGACCCTGTGGCTCACCGAGGCGGGAGAGCAGCTTGCGGAGCGCATCGAGCGCGCCATCACCAGGCTGCGCTCCCGCATCCTCGACGAGGTGAGCGACGCAGACGTGGAGGCGACCCTGCGGGTGCTGGACACCATCGAGCGGGCCCACGCCCGCCTGCAGCAGGACCCCACCTTTCTGGAGGCGCTTCCGGCGATGGGCCGGTGA
- a CDS encoding AI-2E family transporter, which produces MARTKIQEFAFLATLVLVTVAFVWLLSPYYGAILWAVILAILFDPLQRGLERRLGSRRNLAAALSVLACICVVVIPGTLILAALANEAAGLYTRIGTREFDPGTLFSRLQGALPPFVWKGLAALDLGDMAQIQARLTSFLLEVSQTIATRAVTIGQNTAQFVISLGVMLYLLFFLFRDGVALAARIRKASPLGERETDQMLEKFASVVKATVKGNVTIAAIQGAIGGLTFFMLGIQPALLWGILMAVLSLLPAVGAGLVWVPAAAYLLLTGAYLKGAVLLAIGTLVISTVDNLLRPPLVGKGTMLPDYAVLISTVGGLSLIGMNGFVLGPLIVALFVAAWSLFSDDKMHPS; this is translated from the coding sequence ATGGCGCGGACGAAGATCCAGGAGTTCGCCTTTCTCGCCACCCTCGTCCTGGTGACGGTGGCGTTCGTCTGGCTGCTGTCGCCTTATTACGGCGCGATCCTGTGGGCGGTCATCCTCGCGATCCTGTTCGATCCGCTTCAGCGCGGGCTCGAGAGGCGGCTCGGCAGCCGGCGCAACCTCGCGGCAGCGCTCAGCGTCCTGGCCTGCATCTGCGTCGTCGTCATCCCGGGCACACTGATCCTCGCCGCCCTCGCCAACGAGGCGGCCGGCCTCTACACCCGCATCGGCACGCGGGAGTTCGATCCGGGAACCCTGTTCTCCCGGCTCCAGGGCGCGCTGCCGCCCTTCGTCTGGAAGGGGCTCGCCGCCCTCGACCTCGGCGACATGGCGCAGATCCAGGCCCGCCTCACCTCTTTCCTCCTCGAGGTGAGCCAGACCATCGCCACCAGGGCGGTCACCATCGGGCAGAACACGGCCCAGTTCGTCATCAGCCTCGGCGTGATGCTCTACCTGCTGTTCTTCCTGTTCCGCGATGGCGTGGCCCTTGCCGCCCGTATCCGCAAGGCGAGCCCCCTCGGCGAGCGGGAAACCGACCAGATGCTGGAGAAGTTCGCCTCGGTGGTGAAGGCGACGGTCAAGGGCAACGTCACCATCGCCGCCATCCAGGGCGCCATCGGCGGGCTCACCTTCTTCATGCTGGGCATCCAGCCCGCGCTCCTGTGGGGCATCCTGATGGCCGTCCTCTCGCTGCTGCCCGCCGTGGGCGCGGGGCTGGTCTGGGTACCGGCGGCCGCCTATCTCCTGCTCACCGGCGCCTATCTGAAAGGCGCCGTCCTGCTCGCCATCGGCACGCTGGTGATCAGCACGGTGGACAACCTCCTGCGGCCACCTTTGGTGGGAAAGGGCACCATGCTGCCGGACTATGCCGTGCTCATCTCCACCGTGGGCGGCCTCTCGCTGATCGGCATGAACGGATTCGTCCTCGGCCCGCTGATCGTCGCTTTGTTCGTCGCCGCCTGGTCGCTCTTCTCGGATGACAAGATGCACCCCTCATGA
- a CDS encoding efflux RND transporter permease subunit, which yields MSAPRLNMAGRLAQTFITSKLTIVFIIAVALIGIVAVLKTPREENPQIMVPAALITVSLPGASAAEVEQLVVRPLEGIMSEMSGVDHVESTAQNSLAMVQVQFKVGQPKEESLVKLYDRVLASRARLPADSGTPFVRSIDADDVPIVTVTLASPRYDDYALKRLAERMAEHLRSTDNVSVVSVKGGQTREIAIEFDPDRLQAFGVTLSQAYAAFGASNLSVPLAPTVRDGRVEAIKLSADFASADDVLNQIVAIHDGRPVYVRDVAAVTDGPPSEISTMSRFSFGPGDPRFSGPDATNLPAVTIAVAKKKGANAVTVANAVIERVRQMQATFVPQDVQAVVTRDDGEKADAAVNLLLEHLLIALATVGLVLIFFLGWREALIVMVTVPLILSITLAADLLGGVTINRVTLFALILALGLLVDAAIVVIENIHRHYGAKRSRASKEQMTVAATNEIGNATNLATFAVMLVFASLFLVTGMAGDYFYPIAYNVPIAMAASVVVAYIVTPWAANRWLHRHEVQEEDAKAVAAHHGEPGWMERLYLRLIAPLQQRRGARRLFAAAVLVLVVASMMQGAWQFIRPSGVGGPASALGVPLGFLPKDNKNTFNVVIKAPETTPVEVTDRFAREISALLAKEPQVANTQTWIGQAGVEDFNGLFKGTAGRVGSNVAEIRVNLTDKHDRSESSIDIVRNLRPKVDALAKAYPGTEVSLVEDPPGPPLRSTVLAELYGPDSEGLRALSGEVRKAFAETYDVVDLIDTEPEDVREHRIVPDKEKAALSKVSTAQIAEALSLIHGGKVLSRAHLPDEKNPVDVRAFVPRRFEVDPTRLDRVFVANADGRPVPLSELVKVLPAEADRPIHHRDNEKVTFVGAELSNSVPLNAVLDLQRRLSGITAPDGQRLRTGNLGFIQDVPDTIGGYQLLWGGEMRMTLDIYRDMGVALGGALLMVYFLLVAYYRSFLLPMIAMSSVPLGVIGIFPGHWLVGADFSATSMVGIIALSGVVIRNSLLIIDFIQDNLKHGMPLDVAVRQAGAVRLRPILLTTLAIILGSAIMVSDPVFGGLAISLIFGTVASTALTVFVVPILYDLDARRRERHLGAGDEIRPAGGGSTL from the coding sequence ATGAGCGCGCCACGCCTCAACATGGCTGGGCGCCTCGCCCAGACCTTCATCACCTCCAAGCTCACCATCGTCTTCATCATCGCCGTCGCATTGATCGGCATCGTGGCGGTGCTGAAGACCCCGCGGGAGGAGAACCCGCAGATCATGGTGCCGGCAGCCCTGATCACGGTGAGCCTGCCCGGCGCGTCGGCGGCCGAGGTGGAGCAGCTCGTTGTCCGGCCGCTCGAAGGCATCATGAGCGAGATGTCCGGCGTCGACCATGTGGAGAGCACGGCCCAGAACTCTCTCGCCATGGTCCAGGTCCAGTTCAAGGTCGGCCAGCCGAAGGAAGAGTCTCTGGTGAAGCTCTACGACCGGGTCCTGGCGAGCCGTGCCCGCCTGCCGGCGGACTCGGGCACGCCCTTCGTGCGCAGCATCGACGCGGACGATGTGCCCATCGTCACCGTCACCCTCGCTTCCCCGCGCTACGACGACTACGCTTTGAAGCGGCTCGCCGAACGCATGGCGGAGCACCTGCGCAGCACGGACAATGTCTCCGTCGTTTCCGTGAAGGGCGGGCAGACGCGCGAGATCGCCATCGAGTTCGACCCGGACCGCCTGCAGGCTTTCGGCGTGACCCTGAGCCAGGCCTATGCGGCCTTCGGCGCCAGCAACCTCTCCGTGCCCCTTGCGCCCACCGTGCGCGATGGACGGGTGGAGGCTATCAAGCTCTCCGCCGACTTCGCCTCGGCGGACGACGTGCTGAACCAGATCGTGGCCATTCATGATGGCCGCCCGGTCTATGTCCGCGACGTGGCAGCGGTGACCGATGGGCCGCCATCCGAAATCTCCACCATGAGCCGCTTTTCCTTCGGCCCCGGCGACCCGCGCTTTTCCGGACCGGACGCGACGAACCTGCCGGCGGTGACCATCGCCGTGGCCAAGAAGAAGGGGGCAAACGCGGTAACGGTGGCCAACGCCGTCATCGAGCGGGTGAGGCAGATGCAGGCGACGTTCGTGCCTCAGGACGTTCAGGCAGTGGTCACCCGCGACGATGGCGAGAAGGCCGACGCCGCGGTGAACCTGCTGCTCGAGCACCTCCTGATCGCCCTCGCCACGGTGGGCCTCGTGCTGATCTTCTTCCTGGGCTGGCGCGAGGCCCTGATCGTGATGGTGACGGTGCCGCTCATCCTGTCCATCACTCTAGCGGCCGACCTTCTCGGCGGCGTCACCATCAACCGCGTGACCCTGTTCGCGCTCATCCTCGCCCTCGGCCTCCTGGTGGATGCGGCCATCGTGGTGATCGAGAACATTCACCGCCACTATGGCGCAAAACGTTCCCGCGCCAGCAAGGAGCAGATGACGGTCGCGGCCACCAACGAGATCGGCAACGCCACCAATCTCGCCACCTTCGCGGTGATGCTGGTGTTCGCTTCTCTGTTCCTCGTCACCGGCATGGCGGGCGACTATTTCTATCCCATCGCCTACAACGTGCCCATCGCCATGGCGGCATCGGTGGTGGTGGCCTACATCGTCACACCCTGGGCCGCCAACCGGTGGCTCCACCGCCATGAGGTGCAGGAGGAGGACGCCAAGGCGGTGGCCGCGCACCATGGCGAGCCGGGATGGATGGAGCGCCTCTATCTTCGTCTCATCGCGCCCCTGCAGCAACGGCGCGGCGCTCGCCGCCTGTTCGCCGCGGCGGTGCTGGTCCTGGTGGTCGCCTCGATGATGCAGGGGGCATGGCAGTTCATCCGCCCGTCCGGCGTCGGCGGGCCGGCCTCGGCTTTGGGCGTGCCCCTCGGCTTCCTGCCGAAGGACAACAAGAACACGTTCAACGTCGTCATCAAGGCACCGGAGACGACGCCGGTCGAGGTCACCGACCGCTTCGCGCGGGAGATTTCGGCGCTGCTCGCGAAGGAGCCGCAGGTCGCCAACACCCAGACCTGGATCGGGCAAGCGGGCGTCGAGGATTTCAACGGCCTGTTCAAGGGCACCGCGGGCCGCGTCGGCAGCAACGTCGCTGAGATCCGGGTAAACCTCACCGACAAGCACGACCGCTCGGAGAGCTCCATTGATATCGTGCGCAACTTGCGGCCCAAGGTGGATGCCCTCGCCAAAGCCTATCCCGGCACCGAGGTCTCCCTGGTGGAGGATCCGCCCGGACCACCCTTGCGCTCAACCGTCCTCGCCGAGCTCTACGGCCCGGATTCCGAGGGGCTGCGGGCGCTGTCGGGCGAGGTGCGCAAGGCCTTCGCCGAGACTTACGACGTGGTCGATCTCATCGACACCGAGCCGGAGGACGTGCGGGAGCACCGCATCGTCCCGGACAAGGAGAAGGCGGCCCTCTCCAAGGTCTCCACGGCGCAGATCGCCGAAGCCCTCTCCTTGATCCATGGCGGCAAGGTGCTGAGCCGGGCCCATCTGCCCGACGAGAAGAATCCGGTAGACGTGCGCGCCTTCGTGCCCCGTCGCTTCGAGGTGGACCCGACCCGGCTGGACCGCGTGTTCGTCGCCAATGCGGACGGCAGGCCGGTGCCGCTTTCCGAGCTGGTGAAGGTGCTCCCCGCCGAGGCGGACCGTCCCATCCATCATCGCGACAACGAGAAGGTGACCTTCGTCGGCGCCGAGCTCTCCAACTCCGTGCCCCTCAACGCGGTGCTGGATCTGCAGCGGCGCCTTTCCGGCATCACGGCGCCCGACGGGCAACGGCTCCGCACCGGCAATCTCGGGTTCATCCAGGACGTGCCCGACACCATCGGCGGCTACCAGCTCCTGTGGGGCGGAGAGATGCGCATGACCCTCGACATCTATCGCGATATGGGGGTGGCCCTGGGCGGCGCCCTGCTCATGGTCTACTTCCTGCTCGTGGCCTATTATCGGTCGTTCCTCCTTCCCATGATCGCCATGTCGTCGGTGCCGCTCGGCGTCATCGGCATCTTTCCGGGGCACTGGCTGGTGGGCGCCGATTTCTCGGCCACGTCCATGGTGGGCATCATCGCCCTGTCCGGCGTCGTGATCCGCAACTCGCTGCTGATCATCGACTTCATCCAGGACAACCTGAAGCACGGCATGCCGCTCGATGTGGCCGTGCGGCAGGCCGGGGCGGTGCGCCTGCGCCCGATCCTCCTGACCACCCTCGCCATCATCCTCGGCTCGGCGATCATGGTGAGCGACCCGGTCTTCGGCGGATTGGCGATCTCGCTGATCTTCGGAACGGTGGCGTCCACCGCGCTCACCGTGTTCGTCGTCCCGATCCTCTATGATCTCGACGCCCGCCGTCGGGAGCGGCACCTCGGGGCCGGCGACGAAATCCGACCGGCGGGAGGCGGGTCCACGCTTTGA
- a CDS encoding DUF1656 domain-containing protein: MPAEIDIFGVYLPTFLLLALAAMGVTRLISRVLTRIGLGRLIWHRALFDLAVFILVTGAGYFLLERIT, translated from the coding sequence ATGCCCGCGGAAATCGACATTTTCGGCGTCTACCTGCCGACCTTTCTCCTCCTCGCGCTCGCCGCCATGGGGGTCACGCGGCTCATCTCCCGCGTCCTCACCCGGATCGGGCTCGGCCGGCTCATCTGGCACCGGGCGCTGTTCGACCTCGCCGTGTTCATCCTCGTGACCGGCGCGGGCTATTTCCTTCTTGAACGGATCACATGA
- a CDS encoding MBL fold metallo-hydrolase codes for MTTGLCDAVADDLSEVAPGLLRVRVPLPFPPSEVNAWLLSGSDGWTLIDSGIDDAPTRALFAQVLADPRLGGRSVTRLLVTHFHPDHVGLAGWLHARTGADIHMSRVEWMQARLLLNEDPAEVVPQLVAHNRLCGAPEAFLDLVERRGMLYPKWVGPLPRRYLRVKEGDELVLAGSAWRVMIGEGHAPEMICLYCAERGLLIAADQILGRISPHIGTHPSDPLADPLGTFLNSIAQFEALPGDTLVLPSHGEPFHGLHRRIEALREHHDERLERLSSFCIEPRTVMDTLDVLFRPLPLDQIGFGLSEALAHLRHLVVRGELGHGMDAERWVFVRR; via the coding sequence ATGACCACCGGGCTGTGTGACGCCGTCGCGGACGATCTGAGCGAGGTTGCGCCGGGGCTTCTGCGCGTGCGCGTGCCGCTGCCCTTTCCGCCGAGCGAGGTCAACGCCTGGCTGCTGTCCGGGTCGGATGGGTGGACGCTTATCGATTCCGGCATTGACGACGCGCCGACGCGGGCGCTTTTCGCGCAGGTGCTGGCCGACCCCCGGCTTGGTGGTCGGTCGGTGACGCGGCTGCTCGTGACCCATTTCCATCCGGACCATGTGGGGCTCGCCGGCTGGCTCCACGCCCGCACCGGCGCCGACATCCATATGAGTCGGGTGGAATGGATGCAGGCGCGCCTGCTCCTCAACGAGGATCCCGCCGAGGTGGTCCCCCAGCTCGTGGCTCACAACCGGCTGTGCGGCGCCCCCGAGGCGTTCCTGGACCTGGTGGAGCGCCGGGGCATGCTCTATCCCAAATGGGTCGGACCGCTGCCCCGGCGCTACCTGCGTGTAAAGGAAGGCGATGAGCTGGTGCTCGCCGGCAGCGCGTGGCGGGTGATGATCGGCGAAGGTCACGCGCCGGAGATGATCTGCCTGTATTGCGCAGAGAGAGGCCTGCTGATCGCGGCGGATCAGATTCTCGGACGCATTTCTCCGCACATCGGCACGCACCCCTCGGATCCCCTCGCCGATCCGCTCGGTACGTTTTTGAACTCGATCGCTCAGTTCGAGGCGCTGCCCGGGGACACGCTGGTGCTGCCGTCCCACGGCGAGCCGTTCCACGGTCTTCACAGGCGCATCGAGGCGCTCCGGGAGCACCATGACGAGCGGCTGGAGCGGCTCTCGTCGTTCTGCATCGAGCCGCGCACCGTGATGGACACGCTGGACGTCCTGTTCCGTCCCCTGCCGCTGGATCAGATCGGCTTCGGCCTCAGCGAGGCATTGGCCCACCTGCGCCACCTCGTCGTCCGCGGGGAGCTGGGGCACGGGATGGACGCGGAAAGGTGGGTGTTTGTCCGGCGTTAG
- a CDS encoding FUSC family protein, giving the protein MKLPSGRDWLFSAKAFTAAMLALYVALAMDLPRPYWAMTTVYVVANPLTGATTSKALYRALGTLIGATGAVVLVPTFVTVPELLSLAVALWVGGLLYLSRLDRTPRSYVFMLAAYTLPIIALPAVTAPETIFDVALARSEEILLGILCASLVGAIVFPVSVGPAFATRVGGWLRDAGAWAGEVLRGEVTGDAVPLVRQKLAADVAALDALITQLAHDPEGRAFARGAGELRGRLLLLLPVLSSLNDRMRAIACCDAMDSVREDLAALAHEIADWITGTSDTPDRLRGRIAALTPDPGAIEDWPGLLRANLCARLKELVDLWQDCLALRRQIAGGPAAGHWAPVLHHRPIIGTARHHDHGLLLFSTASAALATLTASLIWILSGWPGGANFVAMATVACCFFGAQDRPAPFIWMMAIWGTAAQAIAGLLLFAVVPLVHDFVTLVLVLAPPFLLVGALIPRPELGLVTLLLAAMGAGSLSVQSHYNADFTVYVNESLAVTGGFLFAWIWALATKPFGAEIAARRLVRSGWADLAACSAGTRLQDHRVLVSRIFDHLGQLVPRLAAGAIGNDLATDGLRDLRTGYNVLDLQRDRRALPAVAKEAITAVLGGVAGHFQAQAKAGATLPPPHPLLDHVDHAITTVLARREGLAADNALQALVGLRQALFPRAAAPILPPAAAAGAPPLLAAE; this is encoded by the coding sequence GTGAAACTTCCCTCGGGGCGCGACTGGCTGTTCTCCGCCAAGGCCTTCACCGCCGCCATGCTGGCGCTCTACGTCGCCCTGGCCATGGACCTGCCGCGCCCCTACTGGGCCATGACCACGGTCTATGTGGTGGCCAACCCGCTCACCGGCGCCACCACCTCCAAGGCTCTCTACCGCGCGCTGGGCACCCTCATCGGCGCCACCGGCGCAGTCGTGCTGGTGCCAACGTTCGTGACCGTGCCCGAGCTTCTGAGCCTCGCCGTTGCGCTCTGGGTCGGCGGCCTGCTCTACCTCTCCCGTCTCGACCGCACGCCCCGCAGCTACGTGTTCATGCTGGCGGCCTATACCCTGCCCATCATCGCCTTGCCTGCGGTCACGGCGCCCGAGACCATCTTCGACGTGGCGCTCGCGCGCAGCGAGGAGATCCTCCTCGGGATCCTGTGCGCGAGCCTCGTGGGCGCGATCGTGTTCCCGGTGAGCGTCGGGCCGGCCTTCGCCACGCGGGTCGGCGGCTGGCTGCGCGATGCGGGCGCCTGGGCCGGCGAGGTGCTGCGCGGCGAGGTGACGGGTGATGCGGTGCCCCTGGTCCGGCAGAAGCTTGCCGCGGACGTGGCGGCGCTCGACGCGCTCATCACGCAGCTGGCGCACGATCCAGAAGGGCGCGCCTTCGCCCGCGGGGCCGGAGAACTGCGGGGGCGACTGCTGCTGCTCCTGCCGGTGCTGTCCTCGCTCAACGACCGGATGCGCGCGATCGCCTGCTGCGATGCAATGGATAGCGTGCGGGAAGACCTGGCCGCTCTCGCCCACGAGATCGCAGACTGGATCACCGGCACGTCCGACACGCCGGACCGGCTGCGCGGGCGGATCGCCGCCCTGACGCCCGATCCCGGCGCTATTGAGGACTGGCCCGGCCTGCTGCGCGCCAACCTGTGCGCGCGCCTCAAGGAGCTTGTGGATCTCTGGCAGGACTGCCTCGCCTTGCGTCGGCAGATTGCCGGAGGCCCCGCTGCGGGACACTGGGCGCCAGTGCTGCACCACCGGCCCATCATCGGCACCGCGCGCCACCACGATCACGGCCTGCTGCTGTTCTCCACCGCCTCCGCCGCCCTCGCGACCCTGACGGCGAGCCTGATCTGGATCCTGAGCGGATGGCCGGGCGGTGCCAATTTCGTGGCCATGGCCACCGTCGCCTGCTGCTTCTTCGGCGCCCAGGACCGGCCCGCCCCGTTCATCTGGATGATGGCCATCTGGGGCACGGCGGCGCAGGCGATCGCGGGGCTCCTGCTGTTCGCGGTGGTCCCCCTGGTCCACGATTTTGTGACGCTCGTTCTGGTCCTCGCGCCGCCGTTCCTGCTGGTGGGGGCCCTCATCCCCCGGCCGGAGCTCGGCCTCGTCACCCTCCTGCTTGCCGCGATGGGAGCGGGCTCCCTCTCGGTCCAGAGCCACTACAATGCGGACTTCACCGTTTATGTGAATGAAAGCCTGGCGGTGACCGGCGGCTTCCTGTTTGCCTGGATCTGGGCGTTGGCGACCAAGCCCTTCGGCGCCGAGATTGCCGCCCGCCGCCTCGTGCGCTCCGGCTGGGCGGACCTTGCCGCCTGTTCCGCCGGCACCCGCCTGCAGGACCATCGCGTGCTGGTGAGCCGCATCTTCGATCATCTCGGCCAATTGGTGCCCCGCCTTGCGGCCGGCGCCATCGGCAACGACCTCGCCACGGACGGGTTGAGGGACCTGCGCACTGGCTACAATGTCCTCGACCTGCAGCGCGACCGCCGGGCGCTGCCCGCGGTCGCGAAGGAGGCCATCACTGCCGTCCTCGGCGGAGTGGCCGGGCATTTCCAGGCGCAGGCCAAGGCCGGCGCCACCTTGCCTCCGCCTCATCCGCTGCTGGACCACGTGGATCACGCCATCACCACCGTGCTGGCGCGGCGCGAGGGGCTGGCCGCGGACAATGCCCTGCAGGCCCTGGTGGGGCTCAGGCAGGCCCTGTTCCCCCGTGCGGCAGCGCCTATCCTCCCGCCAGCGGCAGCCGCCGGCGCCCCGCCTTTGCTCGCGGCCGAGTGA